The Nycticebus coucang isolate mNycCou1 chromosome 10, mNycCou1.pri, whole genome shotgun sequence sequence GGAGCATTCTAGGAGTCAGAAGATTCTGTCTTCCTTTTGCTTTGAGCACAgtcttctctctctgttctccacttcgttacaaaaacaaaaacaaatctctcCTCAGACTAGTCTTGAGATCACTAGGTACATATGTTTTTTTCTGACTTCCCACTCAGACCCTGACATCCAAATAACTATTTCAATGAAAACcttttttccatttaatgaaGCCTGGGCCACTATATAACTCATATTGGAGGAGTGGAGGGACAGTGAGAGGGCAGTTAAAACTTGGCAGCtgcggccgggcgtggtggctcacgcctgtagtcccagcgctgtgggaggccgaggcgggtggattgcctgagctcagaggttcataacccatatgagcagcagtcagccagagtaagaccccgtctctaccaacaacatcaaaaacagccagcactgcaggagaaagaaaatcaacaaaaaaggagtacttcaaacaaacatgaacaagcacactgaaattaaaaaaaaaaaaaaaaaaaaaaaaaaaacttggcagCTGCTGTCAGGTTCCTCAATGTATTCTggttttcattattcatttttttcaacatgacAAAGACATAAGTTCCACCTGGAAACACACAATTCTagaatatgttgaaaaaaattatcatagtCCTTAAGATTTCCACATAAATGCTCCCAAGTCAAATAATTAGGAAGCTACTAAGCAAAGTGAAAATTAGCCATTCTAATTATATTTGCTGATATATATTTGCTGAAAGCTTCCTCTTACCCTTCCATAAGGATAGAGTATCTGAGTCCACACACTAGTTTCAAGAAAGAATTCTTTTGACAAAAATTTACCCTAAGACCAATGTTCCTAActcctttcttttccccaaattgTTCAATTACATTTTAAGGAGGGGGGAAAGTATGAGGCAGGGTGTTTTATATGGCACTTTAACCCTAACATTTTAGTGAACTGGGAAACTTTGCACAACAAATtcatatcatatatttataaatattatgacTCTGTGTCACATAATACATAGAAGGATAAAGTATATTTTGACTGATAGGATAAAACTGAAATACTATAGTGTAAGCATATATTCAGCAAAGAATCAGCATACTTTAAAAGGATAACATACTGTATGTTTTAATAATTccagtatttttgttatttgggcttaacacttttttatttctctttgtgattttgcatttctaagaGGGCACTATTTTTAAGCTGTGTTTGAAACTATAAACAATATGCTAATGCgacttaatataaatataaataatatataagcaatatatacacacacaaacacaaacagaCCCAAATAATCAGACCACTGATGTTGTACTTTCGGGATTCACACGAATAAGTCTAGATGCATTTCTCAGGTCTTGGAGTTGCTTGGCAGGCTTCCCCACACCTTCTTCAAACCTTTTCTCCACCACAGGGAGGACTGTTTCATATAGAAATGATGCATTCTGTCTGATAAAAGACTTCTTCTCTGGATCCTGCTCACACCGAAGACTATAATCCACATGCTGGACGGCAACCAAAATGATTTCCACCAGGCTCTCCAGAAGTACCATATGCAACTCTGGGAAATACAGCTTCAGTGCCTCTTCCAAGAAACCCATGGTCTGTTTGGTGAAAGCAACCACTGTATAGCTTAGGTTCACCCAGCAGTCATCCCCTGTGTATTGCTCAAAAGTACTTACTCCACAActtttcatctcttctttgaGCTTACCCAGGGCTTCTGGAGTCATCAAGTTCATCCTCCTCCACATCTCTTCAGAGTTGCGGTGCTTAGTGGCTTCAATGATGATTTCTTTGTAACTGTGCAAGGCCCCTTGGATGTCTTTCACCAGAAGGGCATGGATGATGAAGGTGAGGTCTAGTCCGATATCACCCAGTTGCTGGCAATGCTCTTTAGCCACTTTTACACACTCAGCTGCTGTGGAAAGGCTCTCCTTACTGTCAAACACCTGCTTGCTAAAAGCATCCACAAACATGGCCATGGCTGATCTTGCCCAGACCACAAAGGCAGAGTAGCAGCCACTGTCAGTGCCTGCAAAATCTATCTCAAATTCTCTCGCAGTTTCAAGAAGACTGGTAAAGAAGACATGGCATAGTTTATGAATATAGAGTAAAGTGGCACCTTCAATGCGAAGCTGACGTATTGCAGTATGAACAGCTGCTGCCCTGTTTCTCAAAAACAGCTCACAAGCCTTAGTGCACTGGCCGAGCCGGATTAGTTGAGAAACTGCCCTGCGAGTAGCCTTGGGACCACCTCTCAGGGAACGACCTGGGGAGAGTTCGAACATTAGTACCTCAGTGAGCTGTCGAACACGCTCATCCACTTTGGCCCTTAGTTCTTTTACAGGAGGTGGACTGGGCTTATCTTCCAAGTAAATGTTCAGTTTATCCAGTAGGTCAACAGCCCCTTCGAAGTCCCTCTGGGCAATACACACATCCAGGTCTTCAGGTAACTCCTGGATCCATTCCATCGAGAGGTCCACTGTCTCTTCCTCTACCTCAGGAAGAGCtggttccttttcttcttcatcttcgaAAGGGTTACTGGTCTTGGAAGTCACTTGCGGTGGCCCTCGAGGGGCCGCTGCCTCCTCCTGATCCCTTCGTCTTTTTTCACCGAGGGCTCTCTTGGTTTCTTCTAGCACTTCCAGCCATTCTCGTTTGATTTTAGCATTTTCCGCCTGAAAAATACGGCTCTCGGGGAACATTAGCAGTTTGAACATGTCCTTCATGGGCGGGTTGTCCTTGACATTGATCACTGCCAAACGATCTAGGGGATAGAGAGCATCGTAACGATACATACCTCTCCTCTGCGGCAACCAGGTGGCCACCAACAAACTGTCGTTCATAAGAAAGCCGTGCACCCGCTGCAATTGGGCCATGTGGTCCGCCTCGTATTCCACTAGGTCCCCGTTGTACACCAGGTACTTCCCCGGCGTCTCCAGCAGATGCCTGCAGCCTTCTACCTTCTCAAGCAGGGTGGTGAGAGTGCGATACTTTCCTTCCTCACCTGGACCAGAACTGTCGCGGGAGGCGACCCCGGGGGTGGGAAAAAAGCCAACCTGGCCTCGGAGGTGATCTCGGCCTCCCGGaccgcctcctccctcctcccctccagagGCAGCAGCGGCcccggcggcggcagcggcggcgggcAGCAGGGTTAGCGGGATGCTCTCCAGGCTGCTCTTCTGCTCAGTCAGCAGGTGGCTGAGCTGGTACATCTCGCTCTCCAGGTAGGAGATCTCGCGGGCCGTCTCTATGAACTGCCGGTAGTTCTGGTAGACGTTACGTTTCAGGTTCTGCGCCGTCTCCTCCGCCAGCGCCTGGATGCGCTGTCGGTGCTCCTGGAGGTCCCGGTCCCCGTCCGACTGCTGAGAAAGCTGCTTCACGTACAGCTGGGCCTCAAAGCCCCCCGACTCCAGTTGCCGCCTCAGGCGGCTCGCCCCACTGTCTGACATCGCCATCGTGATTTCCGACCGGGTCTCAGCCACTGTCACTACCACGGCCGCTGTCGAGACCCACCCAAACCCGGCTGCGCTCCGGGGTTGAGGAAGTAGGATGGGAGCGGGACGAGTACGCCTGCGCTCGGGCCTGATCTTCGGACACTGCGCCTGCGCAAGAAGTCAAGTGCAAACAATGCGCCTGTGCGACATCACCGGGGCCTTAGAGCGCACGCGCAGGTGGGAGGGGGGCGAGGCCGCTATATGTCGGTACTGCGCATGAGCTGAGCGTGTACTCAAGGTTTGAAGTTCCCGGCGAAGCGTGAAAACTATAGCTTCCTGAAAGTTTTCTCCGCCCGAGGCCTGGAAACCCTTGTTTTGCTCCTGCTAGGAAGTATCATGTTGACTGCTGTGCCTAAACCCTAAAATCTTGGCTTTGGCTTTTGGAGTAAACTCACTTCTCGTTTGCGTTCTCGAGccagttttccctgaactctcgcGAGATTGGCGGGCATCACGAGAGCAGCCCGGGAGCCGGTATCTCTTAGGAGTTGGTCTCTGCGCTTCGCGCCTTGGTTGCTTGGGGGCGCAGACTCATCCGGGAGCGGGCCGAGATCCTGGCAGCGATGGATGAAGACCTGATTTTGGCACTGCGTCTTCAGGAGGAGTGGAACCTGCAGGTGGCAGAGTGCGATCAGATGCAAGAACCCCTGTCGCTGGTGGACGCGTCCTGGGAATTGGTGGACCCCACCCCGGATTTGCAGGCCCTGTTTGTGCAGTTTAACGACCGGTTCTTCTGGGGCCAGCTGGAGGCCGTCGAGGTGAAATGGAGCGTGCGAATGACCCTGTAAGTCGGAGTCGGGCGGAGGAAAGAGGCGGAACTGGCTGTTTTCTCGCAGCCCCAgggtttctcttctctcctcccagcGATCCCCGAGGGGGTGGGGGCCGTTAAATGGGAGGGTCTGGTTTTGAATATGGTAGCTCCTCTCAGTATATTTCTCCCTTTCTTActctgtttctctcttgctcCTACAGCCAAGGAAACCGTGTGGCTCACACCACCGTTGGACTGGTTTAATATGGGGGAGGGGTATTGAATGTCACTTCATTTCAAAGTAACAAATCTCTGATTTGTTTTATGGTCGTACTCCAGGACCGAGGAGGGAGAACCAACCAAGTCTGTTCCTAAGAAAGAGGGCTTGGGtccttttacaactggaactttagtttggaagtgagaacaatatgatctaaaaatttgtaccctcaaattaatttgaaattttaaaaaagtgctgAGGCTGCAGAGAAGTCTCCACAGATGTGTGTTGTTCTGTTCTCATTAGGAAACTGCTTAGTAGTGAGCTTGTTTATTGGAATGAGGAAGGGATCTTCAGTGATTGATGCCAGGATTTCTTTTCTACACACTAAGTTTGGGAAATCCCAGTTTGAACTGATAATTCACTTCTGCACATAACAAAAGATGACAAGTTTAAGATGCAGTTGTGTATCAGCATGTTGTTTTTGAATTGATACAAAACAACCTGCCATTAAACAGTTTAAGATACGATACTGTTTAAAGTACAAATTTTTATATCAGCTTCCGTTATGGTTTTGGAGATCTTGTTAACTACCCCAGACTGATTATATGTGGGAGGAGACTGGGAATCAGTAGAATAGGATTGTAGTCCTTGAGCCATTGTTGCAGCCTGGCTAAAGTAAGGGAAGCCACTATTGTTGATTAACTAACAGTGAAATGCAAGCATCTGCTAACCAAACAAGGTATACTTTCAAGAAAGCATCTGCCGAACTGCTGGAGAAATGTATGAGAATTTGCTCTTCATCTCTGTTTTGCTCTTCTTCACATTGTGGTGGTTTTTCCAGGTGTGCTGGGATTTGCAGCTATGAAGGGAGAGGTGGAATGTGCTCCATCCGTCTCAGTGAGCCCCTTCTAAAATTGAGACCAAGAAAGGATCTTGTAGAGGTATTCTTTGCATAAACCTTCTTAGCTCAGTAGTTTATTAATGCTTATCATTGATTTAGACTGCTGTGAAGTAGCCtgtatgtttaataaaatattcattttgccCTCAGTGCAAACTTTAATTGTGGAGCAAATAATAATGGAATATCCTGTGTATTTATAGTGCTTCATAGTCACAGGTCTattatcttttttgatttttacaGTAGTCCTGCTTATGTTCattgtgtgttattttttttattttgttgagacagggtgtcactctgtctcccttaatggagtgcagtggtgtcaccctagctcactgcaacctcaaacacctgtgctgaagtaatcctcttgctcagcctctggagtaactgaggcacgtgccaccacacacagctaatttttctattttttgtagaggaagggtctcactgtgttgttcaGGCCCATgtccaaactcctggcctcaagtgatattccagcattggcctcccagaatgctagtattataggcatgagccctgtCCCCAGCcaaggtattttcatttttatgattgaGGAAATtaaggttcagagaggtgaagtaagaATTCAGCTTACCTTCCATTGGATTTAGTAGATGCAGAAGGAATGAGAATAATGTGAACAAAAGTGCAGACTTGGGCAGTATCTAGGTCTAGAAGTAGTTGCTTTTGTCCACATAGAAAACACCTGGGAAACAGGTGTGCTGGGAACATGTCATGTAGATCCTGAAAGGAGCCTAAATGTGGGAAATGgtagatatataaaaatagaaatattcagTATGGTGCCATGTACCTTTTTTAGGATGTATGTACTATTTAATTAAATTGAGCCAAAAATCAGGAATCTAAATTTGTTGCTCTTCTATGAGAAGAGTTACTTATCATTACTGTATTTTAGAATGTTGAGTTACTTTTGTAATGTAGAATGGCCTTTTTTgagtttgaattttctttataaagacaaagtctcactttattgcccttggtagagtgccatggcgtcacacagctcgtagcaacctccaactcctgggcttaggcgattctcttgcctcagcctcctgagtaggtgggaccataggtgcccgccacaacacccggctattttttttgttgcagtttggctggggctaggtttgaaccctccaccctcagtatatggggccaatggcccacccactgagccacaggtgctgcccaagtttGAATTTTCTTGAGTggcatttactttaaaaagttgcaggggggcacctgtggctcaaaggagtagggcactggccccatataccagaggtggagggttcaaatctggccccagacaaaaaaaaaaaaaagttcttttaagCAGTACATTGGGCTGTGCAagatggcttacacctataatcctagcaactcgaggctaaggagggtggattgctggaacttagaagttcgaaaccagcctgagctaaagcgagaccccatttctcctaaaaatggaaaaagtagctgtggtggtgggcacatgtagtcccagctactgaggaggctgaagcaaaagtaTCATCTGAGCCCCCGAggttgaggttggtatgagctatgacacaacagcactctaaccaaggggaacagagtgagactgtctcaaaaataaacaagcaaaaaagcaagatacagttgatatttttaaaaaggggtttttgtttttttttgagacagagtactgtggcgtcacaactcaccaGCTCAacctgggcttaagccagtggttctcaacctgtgggtcgtgacccctttggactatattaaaggttttcaacattaggaagattgagaaccactgacttaagcgatcctcttgggtcattttgtccccctcggtagagtgctttgacatcacagctcacagcaacctctccagctcttgggcttaggtgattctcttgcctcagcttcccgagtagctgggactacaggcgcctgccacaatgtccggctattttttgttgcagtttggtggaggCCAAggtcaaacctaccaccctcagtattgccctacccactgaaccatagaCGCTGCccgaaatttaaattttttatgtagtcaaatttattgaccttttcttctggatttttgattcatagttaaaaAGTTCTTCCTAGaacaagaattctttttttttttttggccggggctgggtttgaacccgccacctccagcatatgggaccggcgccctaccccttgagccacaggcgccgcccagaacaagAATTCTTAACCTGGAATCTACACAGAGCTTCAGATACACAGGTTGAGTCTCGCTTATTTGAATTGCCTAGAACCAGAatgtttaaaatttcagattttggaatgtATTTACTACACTTACCAGTAgaacatcccaaatctgaaaatccaaaatctaaaatgctccaaTGCGCATTTCTTTGGGTGTCATTTTGGCATGcagaaagttttggattttggagcatttcggGTTTCTGTATTTGGGATGTTTAACCTGTATGCAAAGTTTTATGAACATGTACTTATataatttttctggaaaaatagCTCATGACTTTTATCAGTTTCTGAAAGAAGCTTCTGATCCAGAAAAACTTAAGACCTCAGGTAGAGTAAgagaatgtatttttgtttttaaaaatgccataacaaattaatttgattattttctgtttcagacCCTCTTGCATGAAATGATACATGCCTATTTATTTGTCACTAATAATGATAAAGACCGGGAAGGGCATGGTCCAGAGTTCTGTAAACATATGCATCGCATCAACCGCCTGACTGGAGCCAACATCACGGTATATATAGTCACACACACCCATGATGTTTAGTAATTATTTAATCAGTAACTTCcgagatttaatttaaaatagtgaaCAAGGTGGAAACAAGTAtaatctttgaggatttttagcAGCAAACAAGAGGCCCAGAGAAATTAATTGGCCTGCCTGGGAACACGTAGTTAAAGGGCAGCAGAGCTGGTGATATCTTTAACTATTCGCTGACTATTTCCAGGTCAACATTTTACGAACAATTCCTTCCAGCTTCTGGATTCTTACAATGGTCTCTTCACTTTGTCTCCTTACCGTAGTCTCTTTCAATCCATCCTTTGTCCTGCTGCCATTTCAGATGCAATTCTGTTCTGAGAAGTCTTTGATTCTGGCCAAGCCTGGTGTTCAAATAGCATGAGGAGGCagattgcctgggttcaaatcctggcttcacGGGTTATTATGCTTCTCacctacttaatttttcttttttttttttttttttttttttgtggtttttggccaaggctgggtttgaacctgccacctctggcatatgggaccggcgccctactccttgagctacaggcaccgccccctactTAATTTTTCTACACCTCATTTTACTAACATGGCAAATGGGCCTAACAACAATACCTGTCTCCACGATCCTAGTGAGGAGGAAGgattaaaggagaaagaaagcacATACAAAACATTTTAGCACAGTTTGAGCATTAATTAGTTTTTATCATCATTGTATTCATTTTATCAAACAACCTTATTGTGCCTTTTTTCCAACTCTCTTGCATATGTCCTGTTTCTCTTCACCGAACTTTCCATTCCTTTCCCTCTCCACATCTTCCATCCCTGAAGTACACCACATCCTCTCTCCTGCATCTCTCCTCTTCATCTTTCCACTGGGATGGGACTTATTCCTTTGAACCCTCTCAGCAGATAGTTaagcttttctaattttattccactttcATACTTTGAACACAGATGGCTCTTACTCATCTTTATACACATCTATGTAAGATGTATAATGTAGTGTCCTTAAGTGGTCTTAACAAATAACTGAATTGAATTGAACTGAATAGAATTTTAATTCCTACATAGATTAAATTCTCTGGTACTTCTGAGTATTTCTGTCCTTTAAAAGTGCTCATCCTACATatattattcttttctaattatagCTTTACTTTTCTAAAAACCTCATTTAATTATTGAATACAGAGTTACTTTGGCATCGGGAAAGTGGCtgacattttattattactgttgttattttttagagacttaATCTCAccaggttgcccaggctggatttgaattcctgggcccaagtgatcttcccatttcagcctccagagtagctgagataTAGGCATGTGCCAACGTGCCTggtttagcatttttaaaaaatcagacatAAAATCCAAATAAGAGAATTATGGAATTGCTAGCATAAAGTACATTTAGTTTCTTCACCAGAATTTACACTTTGAGCAGAATCCTGGGATATTTCCCATTGTTCTTTTGGAAGAGGAGCTGTTCTTTTATCTTGgatgtatgtgtgttttttttagaAGAGGTTTCACAGAGTGAACACCCCTTGCTTTTATAGGTTACATCCTGTTATAACAAACTCCACAGGGTAGCTACTTTCACATTGTAGAGCAATTTTATTTTAGTGACTACATTGTTAAAAGTCACATTCCCAGGCTGTAGGAATTACAGGAATTGGACACAAAACAGGTCTAATTCTCTGTCTTTTTTGctaatgaagtattattttttagctCAAGATAATTACCAGGTGTTTTTCAAAGGGAGTTTAGCTATGCTAATGAATAACATAAAATGTTCTGAATGTAATAAAGAGGACAAGGTTTCATATACCTCTTTGCCCCAAAACCTGTGTCCCTCCATCCTTTCTACAATGCATTCTTTACATGCTTACCAAGTTTTAGAAGATTATTGCTTGTGTTGGAGAGATAGTCTAAAACTATTAGCATCCATTTCTACTGGGGGGATTTAGTAGAaagtga is a genomic window containing:
- the EXOC8 gene encoding exocyst complex component 8; the encoded protein is MAMSDSGASRLRRQLESGGFEAQLYVKQLSQQSDGDRDLQEHRQRIQALAEETAQNLKRNVYQNYRQFIETAREISYLESEMYQLSHLLTEQKSSLESIPLTLLPAAAAAAGAAAASGGEEGGGGPGGRDHLRGQVGFFPTPGVASRDSSGPGEEGKYRTLTTLLEKVEGCRHLLETPGKYLVYNGDLVEYEADHMAQLQRVHGFLMNDSLLVATWLPQRRGMYRYDALYPLDRLAVINVKDNPPMKDMFKLLMFPESRIFQAENAKIKREWLEVLEETKRALGEKRRRDQEEAAAPRGPPQVTSKTSNPFEDEEEKEPALPEVEEETVDLSMEWIQELPEDLDVCIAQRDFEGAVDLLDKLNIYLEDKPSPPPVKELRAKVDERVRQLTEVLMFELSPGRSLRGGPKATRRAVSQLIRLGQCTKACELFLRNRAAAVHTAIRQLRIEGATLLYIHKLCHVFFTSLLETAREFEIDFAGTDSGCYSAFVVWARSAMAMFVDAFSKQVFDSKESLSTAAECVKVAKEHCQQLGDIGLDLTFIIHALLVKDIQGALHSYKEIIIEATKHRNSEEMWRRMNLMTPEALGKLKEEMKSCGVSTFEQYTGDDCWVNLSYTVVAFTKQTMGFLEEALKLYFPELHMVLLESLVEIILVAVQHVDYSLRCEQDPEKKSFIRQNASFLYETVLPVVEKRFEEGVGKPAKQLQDLRNASRLIRVNPESTTSVV